One Vespa crabro chromosome 9, iyVesCrab1.2, whole genome shotgun sequence genomic region harbors:
- the LOC124426508 gene encoding glutamyl aminopeptidase-like produces MSYKFTMRSTDGAMNRSGAVTMLKSHQRGDRASVFLCFTCAVCFLLSVTCTFLGTLVVLNQNVEAANYRYDPSKSETVAVMSHDHQDDYTFRLPKEVKPIHYDIYLYPDLNNGTFVGKVTILINVLDKRGQIALHQKDLNITHIELKTYDREENYEIELLPTFTVAKYEMLVVPIKNEINSGLYNLSIDFNGALQPDKIVGFYSSKYKDEYNKTRYIATSKFEPTYARRAFPCFDEPSFKAEFSVKLVHPTDECYNALSNMNVKSTLINQPNSGLTTVVFAKSVPMSTYLSCFIISDFVAVTKKAKGFDGREFPISVYTTRAQREKGSFALKIGVDIIEYYINLFRIDYPLPKLDMIAIPDFVSGAMENWGIVTYREARLLYDNQTSSTREMHDIVTVISHEFAHMWFGNLVTMKWWNDLWLNEGFASFMQYKSANAILPDWGLMEEFLLDQIHLVFITDAKLSTHPIIQTVNNPDEITSIFDEISYRKGSSVIRMMENFIGVDRFYDGIRTYLNRFTYHNAETDDLFKILQEQVGTEINVTEIMDTWTRQNGFPVVNVHKTENKYILTQKRFLADPDTQIDPTESDYGYKWIIPITYITNKSSKPILIWFNNNASNLVIELKEPVEWIKFNKDQIGYYRVNYETTEWENLIHLLKYYHTRLSVSDRAHLLEEVFSLASAGELDYGIAMNMTTYLPRENHVIPWTVASKNLLAIDQFLSSTNLSTIFKSYVRNLVDSVYHDVTWRVDNTEDHVMLRLRSIVLDLACSVGHIECLEEASEIFKKWINDIKDVRPHPDIRGLIYYYGLHYAGSEAEWNLMFDKFVQETDSSEKLKLMRGLTGIRESWLLSKFITIAKNENYVRAQDFFSCLTAISNNPVGTPLVWDWVRGNWEFLVQRYTLNDRYLGQLIPGITKTFATETKLNEMKAFFEKYPEAGAGASNRAKALETVQNNIKWLAKNTAKLENWLNSHSNN; encoded by the exons ATGAGTTATAAATTTACAATGCGATCAACAGATGGCGCAATGAATCGTAGCGGCGCAGTAACGATGCTTAAGTCGCACCAACGTGGCGACAGGGCTTCtgtttttctctgttttactTGTGCAGTTTGTTTTCTTCTAAGCGTTACCTGTACTTTTCTTGGTACTCTTGTTGTCCTCAATCAAAACGTTGAGGCTGCCAACTATCGATACG ATCCAAGTAAATCGGAAACGGTCGCCGTCATGAGTCACGATCACCAGGATGATTATACTTTCAGATTACCAAAAGAAGTTAAACCGATtcattatgatatttatttatatcccgATCTTAACAATGGTACATTCGTGGGTAAAGTTACGATCCTTATAAATGTCTTAGACAAAAGAGGCCAGATCGCTCTTCATCAAAAGGATCTCAATATTACTCATATCGAATTGAAAACTTATGATCGCGAAGAGAattatgaaattgaattattgcCTACATTTACGGTCGCGAAATATGAAATGCTTGTTGTTCCTATAAAGAACGAAATCAATTCAGGACTTTATAATCTATCTATCGATTTTAATGGAGCACTTCAACCGGACAAAATCGTCGGTTTCTATTCAAGCAAATATAAAGACGAGTATAATAAAACGAG ATACATTGCTACTTCGAAATTTGAACCAACCTACGCGAGAAGAGCGTTTCCTTGCTTCGACGAGCCTTCGTTCAAGGCCGAATTTTCAGTTAAATTAGTTCACCCTACAGACGAGTGTTATAATGCACTTTCCAATATGAACGTCAAG AGTACTCTTATTAATCAACCAAATTCTGGACTTACCACCGTGGTTTTTGCCAAAAGTGTACCTATGTCAACTTACTTAAGTTGCTTCATAATTAGCGATTTCGTAGCCGTGAcaaaaaaagcgaaaggtttTGATGGCCGAGAATTTCCAATTAGCGTATACACTACCAGAGCACAAAGGGAAAAAGGCTCTTTTGCTCTTAAAATTGGTGTtgatataattgaatattatatcaatttattccGTATAGACTATCCTTTGCCTAAGCTTG ATATGATTGCGATACCAGATTTTGTATCGGGTGCGATGGAAAATTGGGGTATAGTAACGTACAGAGAAGCGAGATTACTTTACGATAATCAAACGAGTTCTACGCGAGAGATGCACGATATCGTCACCGTAATTAGTCACGAATTTGCACATATGTGGTTTGGAAATCTag ttACAATGAAGTGGTGGAACGATCTATGGTTAAATGAAGGTTTTGCTTCGTTCATGCAATACAAAAGCGCGAATGCTATTCTTCCCGATTGGGGACTG ATGGAAGAATTTCTCCTCGACCAAATACATTTGGTCTTCATTACAGATGCCAAATTGAGCACTCATCCGATCATTCAAACTGTCAATAATCCCGATGAGATTACATCGATTTTCGATGAAATCTCTTATAGAAAG ggATCATCCGTTATACGTATGATGGAAAATTTTATTGGTGTTGATAGATTTTACGACGGTATTAGAACATATCTGAATAGATTCACCTATCATAATGCGGAGACGGatgatctttttaaaattttacaagAACAAGTTGGAACAGAAATAAATGTGACGGAGATCATGGATACCTGGACCAGACAAAATGGCTTTCCGGTCGTAAATGTTCACAAGACTGAAAACAAATACATATTAACACAAAAACGTTTCTTAGCCGATCCAGATACTCAAATTGATCCTACGGAATCAGATTACGg atataaatggataatacctataacatatattactaataaatcATCAAAGCCAATTTTAATCTGGTTCAATAATAATGCTAGTAatt tGGTGATAGAATTGAAAGAACCTGTCGAAtggattaaatttaataaagatcAAATTGGTTATTATCGCGTTAATTATGAAACAACGGAATGGGAAAATTTGATTCATCTGCTTAAATACTATCACACG AGATTATCTGTATCAGATAGAGCTCATCTCTTGGAAGAAGTATTTAGTTTAGCATCTGCAGGTGAACTTGATTATGGCATCGCCATGAATATGACCACGTATCTTCCACGAGAAAATCATGTTATTCCTTGGACTGTTGCatctaaaaatttattagctatagatcaatttttatcgtcaaCAAATTTGTCTACTATTTTTAAG tCTTACGTAAGAAATTTGGTTGATAGCGTGTATCACGATGTAACATGGCGTGTGGATAACACAGAAGATCATGTAATGct AAGACTTCGTTCGATAGTGTTAGATCTGGCTTGTTCGGTAGGTCATATAGAATGTTTAGAAGAAGCATCTGAAATCTTCAAAAAGTGgattaacgatataaaggaCGTACGTCCGCATCCAGATATTCGaggattgatttattattacg GCTTACATTATGCTGGTTCTGAAGCTGAATGGAATCTTATGTTCGATAAATTCGTTCAGGAAACGGATTCGtcggaaaaattaaaattgatgcGTGGATTAACGGGAATACGAGAAAGTTGGCTTTTGAGCAA atTTATCACTATAGCGAAGAATGAAAATTACGTTCGTGCACAagattttttctcttgtttgaCGGCAATTTCTAACAATCCCGTTGGTACACCTCTCGTTTGGGATTGGGTCCGAGGAAACTGGGAATTTTTAGTTCAGAGATACACTTTAAACGATCGATACCTTGGACAACTTATACCTGGAATTACAAAAACTTTTGCTACGGAAAccaaattaaatgaaatgaaagcctttttcgaaaaatatccTGAAGCCGGTGCTGGTGCATCGAATCGAGCAAAAGCATTGGAGAcagtacaaaataatataaaatggttAGCAAAAAATACAGCTAAGCTTGAAAACTGGTTGAATTCACATTCGAACAATTAA
- the LOC124426531 gene encoding acyl-CoA Delta-9 desaturase-like: protein MAPNLFGTSASLFLEASQQNLIQEKSTKEKTSTPKLETQKSLRSKSKYKWKIVWRNVIAFIYLHISALYGFYMCFTGAKLITIIYTFFTGFVAGFGVTAGAHRLWAHKSYKAKWPMRVILMICQTIAFQNHIYEWVRDHRVHHKFTDTDADPHNSQRGFFFSHIGWLMLKKHPDVIKKGATIDMSDIEKDPVVVWQRRLYIILMPLFCFIIPTWIPWHFWGEKLTYAWYLTLFRYTLSLNLTWLVNSAAHIWGMKPYDSSISPTDSYSVGIAAFGEGWHNYHHVFPWDYKAAELGNYKMNFTTAIIDGFAKLGWAYDLKTVPIEIIQKRAIRTGDGSKYEITEGQHEHTHSNNVWGWDDRDMISEDIQCARILQKSD from the exons ATGGCACCAAACTTGTTCGGAACTTCGGCATCTTTATTCTTGGAAGCGTCCCAGCAGAATCTTATTCAGGAAAAgtcaacaaaagaaaaaacaagcaCGCCGAAATTGGAGACACAGAAATCGCTAAGATCGAAGTCAAAGTATAAATGGAAAATTGTATGGAGAAATGTGATagcttttatttatcttcataTCAGTGCTCTTTACGGGTTCTATATGTGCTTTACCGGTGCAAAATTGATCACGATCATATACA cgTTTTTTACAGGTTTCGTAGCAGGCTTCGGTGTAACAGCCGGTGCTCATAGATTATGGGCTCATAAGTCCTATAAAGCGAAATGGCCTATGAGAGTAATTCTAATGATTTGTCAAACGATAGCCTTCCAA aATCACATTTACGAATGGGTGAGAGATCATAGAGTCCATCATAAATTCACTGACACCGATGCCGATCCGCATAATTCTCAGAgaggctttttcttttcgcacaTTGGCTGGCTGATGCTAAAAAAGCATCCTGACGTTATTAAAAAAGGTGCTACGATCGATATGAGCGACATTGAGAAAGATCCAGTAGTTGTTTGGCAACGAAg aCTTTATATCATTCTTATGCCACTCTTCTGTTTCATCATTCCCACGTGGATACCATGGCATTTCTGGGGAGAGAAATTGACGTATGCTTGGTACCTCACTCTTTTCAGATATACCTTATCCTTGAATCTTACGTGGCTCGTAAATTCTGCTGCTCATATATGGGGTATGAAACCATATGACAG TTCTATCTCACCAACCGACAGTTATTCAGTCGGTATAGCTGCGTTCGGTGAAGGTTGGCATAATTACCATCATGTCTTTCCATGGGATTACAAAGCCGCAGAGTTAGGCAACTATAAAATGAACTTTACGACGGCCATCATCGACGGTTTCGCGAAACTTGGTTGGGCCTACGATCTCAAGACTGTGCCTATTGAAATAATACAGAAACGAGCAATTCGAACGGGAGATGGCTCAAAATACGAAATTACCGAAGGTCAACACGAACACACGCACAGTAATAATGTTTGGGGTTGGGATGATCGTGATATGATTTCTGAGGACATTCAATGCGCAAGGATATTACAAAAATCTGATTAA